The DNA window aaacatcattctcaatggtgaaaaactgaaagcatttcatctaagatcaggaacaagacaagggtgtccactcttgccactattcaacagttttggaagtcctagctatggcaatcagagaagaaaaagaaataaaaggaatccaaattggaaaagaagaaataaaacactgtttgcagatgacatgatactatacatagaaaatcctaaagatgccaccagaaaactactagagctaatcaatgaatttagtaaagttgccagatacaaaattaatacacagaaacctcttgcattcctatacactaacaatgaaagatcagaaagagaaattaaggaaacaatcccatttaccactgcaacaaaaagaataaaatacctaggaataaacctaaggaggcaaaagacctgtgttcaaaaaactataagatactaatGAAAGCAATCAAGACAACaaaaacagatggacagatataccatgttcttggattggaagaatcaatattgtgaaaatgactatactacccaaagcaatctacatattcaatgcaatccctatcaaattaccaatggcatttttcacagaactagaacagaaaattttgcattttgtatggaaacacaaaagaccctgaacagctaaagcaatcttgagaaagaaaaacagagctggaggaatcacgctccctgacttcagactataatacaaagcttcagtaatcaagacagtatggtattggcataaaaacagaaatatagaccaatggaacaggatagaaagcccagagataaacacacacctatggtcaactaatctatgacaaaggaggcaagaatatgcaatggagaaatgactgcctcttcaacaagtggtgctggaaaaactcgacagctacattttaaagaatgaaattagaacactccctaacaccatacagaaaaataaactcaaaatggattaaagacctgaatgtaaggccagacactataaaactctaagaggaaaacacaggcagaacactttgacataaatcgcagcaagatcttttttgacttccctcctaaagtaatgaaaataaaaacaaaaataaacaaatggaacctaattaaactcaaaagtttttgcacagcaaaggagaccataaacaagacaaaaagacaacccacagaatgggagaaaatatttgcaaacgaagcaactgacaaaggattaatctccaaaatatacaaacagctcatgcagctcaatatcaaaaaacaacccaatcaaaaaatgggcagaagggcctccctggtggcgcagtggttaagagtccgcctgccgatgcaggggatacgggttcgtgccccggtctgggaggatcccatatgccgcggagcggctgggcccgtgagccatggccgctgggcctgcgcatccggagcctgtgctccgcaacgggagaggccacaacagtgagaggcccacataccacaaaaaaaaaaaaaagaaaaaaaaaaaaaaaaaatgggcagaagaccttaacagacatttctccaaagaagacatacagatggccaagaaacacatgagaagatgctcaacatcactaattattagagaaatgcaaatcaaaactacaatgaggtatcacctcacacgggtcagaatggccatcattaaaatatctacaaacaataaatgctggagagggtgtggaggaaagggatccctcttgcattgttggtgggaatgtaaattaatacagccaatatggagaacagtatggaggttccttaaaaaactaaaactaggactaccatgtgacccacaatccaactactgggcatattgcCAGAggataccataattcaaaaagacacatgcaccccaatgttcactgcagcactatttacaatagccaggacatggaagcaacctaaatgtccatcaacagaagaatggataaagaagatgtggtacatatatacaatggaatattactcagccataaaaaggaacaaaactgggtcatttgtagagatttggatggacctagagactgtcatataagtcagaaagagaaaaacaaatattgtatattaacgtatatatgtggaatctagaaaaatggtatagatgatcttatttgcaaagcagaaatagagacagacatagacaacaaacgtatggacaccaagttgcaggggggatgaattgggaggtggggattgacatatatacactgttgaTACTAtgacagataactaatgagaagctACTGTTTaactcagggaactctactcaatgctctgtggtgacctaaatgagaaggaaatccaaaaaaagaggggatatatgtatacatatagctgattcactttgctgtacaatagaaactaacgcaacattgtaaagcaactatactgcaataaaaattttttaaaaatagcctcacATCACCAGGAGCAGGGTATATTACCCAGGTGAGCTAATAAAGGTATTCTATACCCCAGGTCTGAGTGATTGGTCTGGGGCAGGTATGAGGAGTGTGCTTACCTGAGAAAGAAgtcaagagagaagaaagcagagctgagaCTTGGAGAGAAAGCAAGGCCAAAAGACATCACTTGAGCTCTTAGAGCCAACCATGCTTGACAGGCTTTTTTACAGCTGGACTTTGTCATGTGAGCCAATACATTTCCTTCAGCCAGTTTAAGCTGGATTTGTGATTCTTGTTGGTTCCTGAATAATACTTACCTTCATACTGCTTTTTTACTGTGTTTCCTATATCTGCAAATTTCCGGTCTTCAAATATTAGAAACTCATGGCGTTTTGCCAGAATGGTTAACTCCTTCATTACATCCAGAGTAAAATCATTCAAAATATCTACATGAGTCTTGAGCATGCAGATTCTGGGTCCTAAAGCATCTGCTAGCTGCAACAGCTCTCTGGACTCTGAAATATCAGCAGACAGGCACAGATTGGTTTCCTTCTTCTGCATAAGCCTGAGAAGCTTTGATGCAACTGGGTGGATCCCAGGCAGCTCTGCACGTGCACCAAAGCTTAGTTCTTTGGGTCCTTTCTTTACAGAAGGGAGAGAACCATTACGATTAGCTGCCACAAAAACATTCTCCTGAATAAATCTCTTCACTCTCTCGACCATCTCAGcatcaatttttttctgttgctcaAGAATCTCCAGCATTTTGGACAATGTATACACTGAGTGGAGACGAATCCCATGCGCCTGCAAATTGTCCTTTCCTCCTTGCTCTCTGTCCAGCAGCACTATGGCATCAGTGACCTTCAAGCCCTCCTTCTGAAGAACCTCAACAGTTTCCAAAACACTGGATCCACTGGTGACAACATCTTCAATGATCAAACAGGTTTCTCCTGGATTAATAGCTCCTTCTACAAGACGCTTAgtacctagaaaagaaaaaattacattaactctgttttaaagttatatatttcAGCCAACTCAAGATGTATATTGCAGTATAAATTTGGCATGTATTCATGAAGAGGGGGATaatctaaattatattttctgaTCATCTACTTTGgaactactttatttttaaaattcctaatgAATCTTcaatgtgccacaattactgttTTGTTCAGTGCCTATGTATTTCAAAATTGTCAAAGttacatatacagaacatttttaGTAAAACTAGCAAATTATTTAACAGTGTAAAATATCATTTAATGTGTTTATGATCAAAATTTCAAATACAGGTTTTATTAAGGCAAGATCACCTAGGTCATTGAAAGTTATGAAAGAATAGCCCAATATCATCAATGAAATCATTCCTTTTTCCATTAACAATTTCTTTATTCAAGATCAGCCAGACAACTGGCCTTCTGAGCACATAAATGCAGGAGGGAAAATATTCGACAACCATTGAGGTCAATCACCACAGCGTTATTAGCTATGTAATGTAATGTGACTAAACACACTTCCCCACTCCAACCCCTACCGCAGACTATTTTCAGATAATCTACAAACTGTAAATACTCAGGCTGTAGACTACACAGATTCATGGTTTAgagattcatttttatattttccactaccaaatttatcttattttgaaACAGAATAGATATAGTGGGCATTTTGCCTACTTTCTGAACTTTCCACAGGTACTGTCTTTGCCCTTTCCCcagctcctttccttctcttgcagAATTGGCAAGTTTAACTGAATCACCTTAGACGAGAACATAAGACTGTGAGTACTTataggtatattttaaaattaatgatcttattctaagaaatatttttgaagatacataataaggaaatagaaacagTAGTCTTATGGCAAGGATTCATAGAGATAAACACTGTGAAACTAAGTGGCAAAAatatttgtctaatttttttatAATGGAGAATTTCAAACAAAACTAGACAAAATAGCATAACAAACCTCCACAAATACAGCACCTCACCACTTAACAACTCATGGGCAATCTTGTTTCAACTATAACTCCAACACCACCCTCCCCCGATAATTTTAGATACAAATCCCAGACATATGATTTcatcataaaaattttagaacacACCTGTAAAAAGGACTCTTTTCAAAAATAAGTAACAAAAACAGTATCACGCCAACATAAAACAACACGAAAAAATCATTAATTCTTAAGGTCATCAAATATGAAGTCAGTTCCAATACTTTTAGATTGATTTAGTATTAAAGCAGCCCATGTTTAAAACACCCACCTGATAACCTACTGCCATGAACCCATAAAAAAACTCCATTTAGAATTTCATGTGGCATTTacactgcctttttctttttttttgccaccctggacggcttgtgggatcttatttccccaaccagggatcgaacctgggccccctgcagtggaagtgcagagtcctaaccactggaccaccagggaattcccttacaTTGCTTTAAGAGATTAATTTTATTCATGcagtttaaatataaatacacttGGAAAGTAAGTGCTCTTAGAACATTCTTCTGATGAGGGAAGCGCTGGTAAAAATGTTGGGTTTCATAAATTTGGTGCACAAAAAAAGCACTTTTTTTCATTGCCTAATTAATACAAAGCATTTCACCCCTAGACTCTAAAGGAAAGGGAGGTGATTTATAACAACAGTTAACAAATTCCAAAGGCCCTATGAAGAATATTCAAGGTGACTATGAACATCAGTGCCTAGAAGAACAAATTGTAAAAGTATCAGGTTACCTATCAACTTAAAGCTTATACTATTTTTACTTTACCAtaatcctttgtttccttccttctaataAGCATTGGAATTTGGTTGGTTGAACAGATAACCGTGGCCAATGGTAAAGCTGTATAAGGTACTCCACACACAGTATCAAAATTGATCCCTGCATTTTGGGCAGTTTGGAATAAAATTTCTGCAACCTGtaaaaaaacaacacataaaccaattattattattattattttaagtggtGTATAAATCATGTAACAACATAAAGACAGTAACAACCCAGCAAGGAGAGTCTTAAACCtgatcagaaaaatataaatgcctTTTTGTTAAATTATTCTCTCCACAAATCCaagtttataaatataaatataaaaacagaagaatTAACCTACTTAGCTAGACTCAGGGCTGTTCCAAGGGCAACATGGAATGTGTTAGGAAAGGCTATGATGTTCACCCTGAAGACTAAGGATGACCCCTAGGCTTCACTGTTTTCCTTAGTAATTCATTATGCTTGTCATGTCTAAACCTATCACCTGCTAGCTTTATTTTCCCAACAGAAGTCTTCAATTAAGAAGTTtcacaagagaaattaagaaaacaattgcattaaaaagaataaaacagggacttcccgggcagtccagtggttaagacactatgcttccactgcaggaggcacgggtgcaatccctggtcagagaactaggatcccgcatgccgcacagcatggccaacaaaaaagaaaaaaagaataaaacacttacaaataaatttaaccaaggaagtgaaagacctgtacactaaaaacataaaacattgatttaaaaaacaaacaaactgaagaTGACATAAGTCAATGGAAAAATAGTCCATGCTCATGGATCAGAAAAATtaaactgttaaaatgtccatactaaaagcaatatacagattcaatgaaatttctaaaaaattacaatggcacttttcacagaaatggaacaaacaatactaaaatttgtatggaaccacaaaggaccctggatagccaaaacaatcttgagaaagaaaacaaagctggaggtatcatactccctgatttcaaactatattataaaataatagtagtCAAAACactatggtattggcataaatacagacacacaggtcaacagaacagaatagagagcccagaagtaaacctacACATTTATATTCAATTAATTTACATCAAAGGAGCTAAGAATACACAAAGggaaaagaacagtctcttcaacaaaatgGTTTTGGGAACACTAGACTACattttacaccatacacaaaaattagctcaaaatggattaatgacttgaatgtaagacctgaaaccataaacctcctagaagaaaacaggtggTAAGTTCCTTGACAACGGTCTTAACAATGACTTTTTGGATTTGACcccaaaagcaaagaaataaaaccaaaaatacacaAGTGGGAAGGTGGTTAAAGATGGTGGAGTAagaagatcctgaactcacctcctcccatggacacaacAAATCTACCACTACATTAAGAACAATTCCCTCTGAAAAGAACCTGAGAACTAGCTGAACTGCtactccacaacaaagaataaaagGGCACATGGAGATGGGTAGGAGAGTTAGAGACACAGTCTTGCAAAAACTCCATCACTACTTCAGCAACCCATAACCAGGAGGGATCTCACAAATACGGAAGTTCTCCCTGATGCTCCACATCAGTCACCCCAACCCTTGGGACCTACACCAGAGAGATGAGCACTCAAAAcacctggctttgaaaaccaacagGGCTTGGATCCAGGAAAACCATATGGATGTAGGGAATAGAGACCTGCTCTTAAATGACTTGCGTGCAGACTCACTCACCCTGGGACCCAGCACAAAAGCTGAAGTCTGAAAAAAGCCTAGATCATATGTGAAGCAAATTCACTTGCTAATCTTGAAGTGTCTGCCAGAGGGGCTCTGTTGGGGCTCTCTTCAGGTATGGAGACACTGGCAGACACCATTTTTACACTCTCTTTCTAACTTGCTACTGCCTGCCCTCCCTgcaccacagccccagccccaccagaGGCAGTGGGTAAATACACCACTCCCCCATGCTTCTGCTGAAGCCTGTCCCCCCACCCTCCACTGACCCTGCGGCCACACCAGTGGTGTGGATACACACCAAAGCCAGCGGGCACATGTAGCCCAAATAGGGGACAGCACTTGAGTGTGTGCTCTCGTTGCTAGGGGGAATTGCATTTCTGGGCCCCACAGGTGTGAAACAATCAAAGACACAGTTTGAGAAACAACCAAGAACTAGAGCAAGGTTAAACAGTAAGGTTCATTTCCCAAACAGGGCCACCCCTTCAAGACTGGAAGAGATAACTGTATCACCTAACACATAGAAAcagagtcaagcaaaatgagaaaacaggtaTACGTTCCCAACGAAAgcaaaagataaaaccccaagaaaaaaccttaatgaaacagagataagtaatttacctgataaagaactCAAAGTAATGGTCTTAGAGATGCTCaccaaaataggaaaaagaatggatgaacagagaacttcaataaagagaaagaaaatataaaaacgtACCAAAGACAAGTcaaagagctgaagaatacaataactgatctgaaaaataaactagaggggttcaacagcagacaagatgtagcagaagaaaagatcagtaaTCTGGAAGACAGGGCAGTAGGGCAGGGGAACTCACCCTAACAGCagcaagaaacagaacaaaacaccagcattttaaaaagcaaaaatagcctAGGGGACCTAAGGAAAAATATTGagaataacattcacattatagattagaagagtcccagaagaagaggaaaaaaaggggcagaaaacttatttgaagaaataatgactgggGAGCAaagacaagatggcagaggagaaggacttgagctcacctctTCTTACAAAAACAcgaaaatcacaactaactgctgaacaaccatagACAAAAAAATGGTGGAACCGACCAAAAAAGATATGCTacacccaaagacaaagaagaagccacaatgagaaggtaggaggggtgcaatcgcAATAAAATCAAAACCCATACCTGCTGggtaggtgacccacaaactggaaaattagtataccacagaagttctccaaaacgagtgaaagttctgagccccacatcaggctccccagcctggaggTCTGGCAATAgaaggaggagcccccagagaatctggctttgaaggcaagCAAGGTTTGATCACAAGAATtccacagggctgggggaaatagaaactccactcttggagggcacacaaaagGTCTCATGTGACCAGGACCCAGGGACTAAAGCAGTAACCTCATCAGAGGCTGGGCCAGACCTACTTGATGGTACTGGAGGGACTCctatggaggtggggtgggggaagcagctgtggctcactgtggggacaaataCACTGGCGGTGGTAGTCGTGGGGAGTACtcggcatgagccctcctggagggtGCCATTCACTCACCAAGACCTGGGCCCACTCAACAGCAGAGCTGGCatgcttcaggccaaacaaccaacagggtgggaacacagccacaccaatcagcagacaggctgcttaaagtcttcctgagcaaaCACTGCCTGCAAAACACACCCCCCTGACGTGGCCCTGCCCCACAGAGGGACaagtcccagctccacccaccagtgggcaggaaccagtccctcccaccaggaagcctgcacaagccttttagacagcctcatccaccagggggcagacagcagaagtaagaacaaaaaccctgcagcctgcagaaactGCAATCAAagaaagttaggcaaaatgaTATGGTAGAGGAATATGTCCCACATGAAGGAaccagataaaaccccagaagaacaaccaAGTGAAATGGAGACAGAcaatctacttgaaaaagaattcagagtaatgatagtaaagatgatccaagatttcagaaaaagaatggaagcacagaCAGAGATGATACAAGAAACAttgaacaaagacctagaagaattaaagaacaaacaaaaagagatgaacaacacagtaactgaaatgaaaactacactagaaggaatcaacagcagaataatgGAGGTAGGAGAACAGATAAATGAGCTGGAATACAGAATGATGGAAATCAtgactgtggaacagaataaagaaaaaagaattaaaagaaatgaggacagtctaagagacctctgggacaacattaaacacaccaacattcgcattacaggggtaccagaaggagaagagagaaaggtccTGAGAAAGTatatgaagagataatagctgaaaacttccgtaatatgggaaaggaaacagtcacccaagtccaggatgcacagagagtcccaggcaggataaacccaaagagggaGATGATGATACACATggtaataaaactgataaaaattaaaaacaaagaaaaaatattaaaagcaatgatggaaaagcaacaaataacatacaagggaatccccacaaggttatcagctgatttctcagcagaactgcagaccagaagggagtggcatgatatatttaaagtgataaaagggaagaacatacaaccaagaagactctacccagcaaggctctcattcagatttgatggagaaatcaaaatttttacagacaagcaaaacccaaGAGAATTCAACACAatcagaccagctttgcaacgtatgctaaaggaacttctctaggcagaaaagaaaaggccacaactagaaataagaaaattacaaatggaaaagctcaccagtaaagacaaacacacagtaaaggtaggaaatcatacacacacaaatatgacctcaaaaccagcaactgtgagaggaggagagtacaaatgcaggatattggaaatgcatttgaaattaagagaccagcaacttaaaacaatcttgtatatatatagactgctatatcaaaacctcatggtaatggcaaaccaaaaatctacaatagatacacatacaaaaaagatatagaaatccaaacacaacactaaaaataaacttcaaatcacaagaggagagaacaaaagagaaagagaagaaaaaagatctacaaaaacaaatccaaaacaattaacaaaatggcaataagaacatacatatcaacaattaccttaaatgtaaatggattaaacactccaatcaaaagacacagtctGGTTGAATAGATACGAAAACAAGActagtatatatgctgtctacaagagacccacttcaaaactagggacacatacagactgaaagtgaggggatggaaaaaggtattccatgcaaacagaaatcaaaagaaagctggagtagcaatactcctgtcagacaaaatagactttaaaataaagactgtaaagatgttaaaaataaataaataaataaaataaagtctgtcAGAAGacgcaaagaaggacactgcataacgatcaagggatcagttgaagaaggtagaaaaattataaataaatacccacccaacataagagcacctcaacaTATAAAGCAAATGCTATCATCCATAAGAGGAGAAATCGACAgtcacacaataatagtgagggactttaacaccccacttacatcaatgaacggatcatccagacagaaaatcaataaggaaacacacatcttaaatgacacattagaccagatggtcttaattgatacttatagaacattccatccaaaagcagcagactacacattcttcccaagtgcacagagaacattctccaggattcattacatgctgggccacaaagcaagcctcagtaagtttaagaaaactgaaatatcaagcatcttttct is part of the Mesoplodon densirostris isolate mMesDen1 chromosome 5, mMesDen1 primary haplotype, whole genome shotgun sequence genome and encodes:
- the UMPS gene encoding uridine 5'-monophosphate synthase isoform X1; its protein translation is MAADVAALESLVTGLYDVQAFKFGNFVLKSGLSSPLYIDLRGIVSRPRILSQVAEILFQTAQNAGINFDTVCGVPYTALPLATVICSTNQIPMLIRRKETKDYGTKRLVEGAINPGETCLIIEDVVTSGSSVLETVEVLQKEGLKVTDAIVLLDREQGGKDNLQAHGIRLHSVYTLSKMLEILEQQKKIDAEMVERVKRFIQENVFVAANRNGSLPSVKKGPKELSFGARAELPGIHPVASKLLRLMQKKETNLCLSADISESRELLQLADALGPRICMLKTHVDILNDFTLDVMKELTILAKRHEFLIFEDRKFADIGNTVKKQYEGGVFKIASWADLVNAHVVPGSGVVKGLGEVGLPLHRACLLIAEMSSAGSLATGSYTEAAVRMAEEHSEFVVGFISGSRVSMKPEFLHLTPGVQLEAGGDNLGQQYNSPQEVIGKRGSDIIIVGRGITTSANRLEAAETYRKAAWEAYLSRLAV
- the UMPS gene encoding uridine 5'-monophosphate synthase isoform X2 is translated as MLIRRKETKDYGTKRLVEGAINPGETCLIIEDVVTSGSSVLETVEVLQKEGLKVTDAIVLLDREQGGKDNLQAHGIRLHSVYTLSKMLEILEQQKKIDAEMVERVKRFIQENVFVAANRNGSLPSVKKGPKELSFGARAELPGIHPVASKLLRLMQKKETNLCLSADISESRELLQLADALGPRICMLKTHVDILNDFTLDVMKELTILAKRHEFLIFEDRKFADIGNTVKKQYEGGVFKIASWADLVNAHVVPGSGVVKGLGEVGLPLHRACLLIAEMSSAGSLATGSYTEAAVRMAEEHSEFVVGFISGSRVSMKPEFLHLTPGVQLEAGGDNLGQQYNSPQEVIGKRGSDIIIVGRGITTSANRLEAAETYRKAAWEAYLSRLAV